The Streptomyces hundungensis genome contains the following window.
GAGGCGCTCGGCGAACTGGCCGCGCTGGCCGGCGCCGGCCATCTGACACCGCGCACCGCGGCCGTCCTCGACCCCGCCGACGCCTGGCGGGCCCACCGGGACCTGGAGAAGGGCGGCCTGCGCGGCCGTCAGCTGATCACCTTCACCACCGACGGGAAGTGACCCCATGGTCAAGCAGACCACGACCCTGCGCGCGGCCGGAGCCCTCGTCGTCTTCGAGGGGGCGCCCCGCGTGCGGTGGAGCTGGAAGTCGGCCGCCTGCTGGACTCCCGTCGGCCTGTGGCCGGAACCCGGCGACCGCGCCGAGGTGAGGGAGCGACTGCGGGACGGCGAGCCGGTGTTGATCGTGTTCGCGGAGCGGGAGGGCGGCGTCCCCGTCACCCGGGAGGAGCTCTCCGGGGCGCCGGACGCGATACGGCGCCTGGCGCGCATGGACGATGCCGAGGACCTCGGCGAACTGCTGGTTCCCCCGCTGGACTGGCTCCCGCAGGACATGCGCCGGCGCGGGCTGCGCTTCTTCGAGCAGAGCAGCGCGGAGATCGCCAGGACGCCCCGGGCGATCCGGGGCCCGATGCTCCTGGAGCCGGCCCCGAAGGACCAACGCCAACTGCGTTTCGCGCGGGCCACCGGCCCCTCGGGGTGCCTCGAACGCGATCTGCCCGCGCTGGTCGAGCACGCCTTCGCGCACCATCGGGCGGCCGTCGGGCAGCACGCGGCCTGAACGGTGCCGGGCCGCGTCGGTCCTAGGCCACCCCGGCCAGGGCGCGCATCGGTGCCCGGCCCATCAGCTCGTAGGCGTAGGCCGCCGACGTCAGCGTCATGTGGTGGTGCCAGCCGGGGTAGGAGCGGCCTTCGAAGTCGGCGAGGCCGAACCCGTCGGCGAGCGTGCCGAGCGTCGTCACGGTGGCGTCTGCGGTGGCGGCCAGGGCGAGCAGCCGCTCGATGCGTTCATGGACCAGGTTGGTGACCCAGACCCGGCCGGGGCCCGCGCCCGACGCCGGCCAGGGGGCGAACACCCGGCACAGCGAGCGGCCGCGCGCCGGGCCCGGCAGACGCACCACACAGGTGGAGACCCGCACCATGCGGCCGGCGCCCGCGGCGGTCTGCCCCAGCGCGGTGACGGTGCGACCGTGCCGGGCCAGCAGGCGCCGGGCGTCGAGGGGTTCGCCGCCGAGCGCGGTCACCGGCTCCGGGGCGGCGTCCTGCTCCAGCGGGAGCATCGCGGTCGCCTGCGGCACGCCCACGACGAAGTCGTGGCGGCGATCGGCCAGGGCTCGGGCCAGGGCACTGGCCTGGCGGTCGTGGCCGAGGTCGGCCACCAGGGGAGCGCCCAGCGACACCGACTCCTCGGCGAGCGAGTCGACCAGGTTCAGAATGTGCGCGGACACCGACTGTTCGCGGTGCTGCGCGGGGATGCGGGCGCGCGCCATCAGCTCCGCGTCCCGGCTCCAGCGCCCCGGCAGCAGCATCCGCCAGTCGACGGGGAGCCGCGCGTGCTCGCCGGCCAGGAAGAGGCCGATGCCCGCCTGGCAGTTGACGATCTTCCCGAGCTCGGGCTGGAAGCGCCGGTGCACTCCGGCGGTGTGCACGCCGCGCTTGGGGGCGACCGCCCAGCCGATCGTCCACGCCCGCGCGGACGTGCGCGACTGAGCCCACTCCAGCAGGGCCCTGCGGACCGGCTGCCACTCCCACGGGCTGGAGTTCACGAACTGCTGGAGCACCGGGGCCGCGCCGGGAGCGCCCGCCGCCGCGGCGATCTCGCGGATCGATTTCTTGCCGGGCGCGTTCAGTACTCCGCGCAGGTAGAGGTGGGCGGAGCGGCGCTGATCCGAGCGCGGCAGCTCCGCGAAGAGGTCCCGCGCGAACGCGCCGAGCGGGTCCGGGGCAGGCGCCTTCGGCAAACGAGTCACTACCTGCACGGACATGGTGGGCTCCCCTCCCTTGGTGACGAGAGAAAAATACAAAACGTTCTGTACTTTTACCAGTCCTGAACCGGCACTTTCCGTCCCCGATCCGCTCGCCGCCGGAAGTCGACGGGTGGCCGGAAGGCGGCGGCGTGATGGCGTGATGAAGCGCATGACCCTGCCGAGCAAGGCGCCAACGACCCACAGGAGGTGTGCAGTTGTGGCAAGTTTGCCTAGGCGCACGGTGTGGCGCACCGCATGCTGGGCACCGAGTGCACACGACGACACAGGCGAGGAAAACAAAGAGGATGACCAAGCAGGACAGGGCTGTGCGCACGCGGGCAGCCCTCATCCGCTCCGCGGCCACGGAGTTCGACCGCAGTGGCTACGCCGGTGCCTCCATGAGTCAGATCACCAAGACCGCGGGCCTGTCCACCGGCGCCCTGACCTTCCACTTCAGCTCCAAGAGCGAACTCGCCGACGCGGTGGTGACCCGGGCGCGCGCCCAGGTGGTGGACGTCCTCGATGAGGTGGCCCTGAACACCAAGGGCACCGCGATGGACCGCCTGGGCGCGGTCGTGATCGCCCTGGCCCGCGCCCTCCACGACGACGTGGAGGTACGCGGCGCCGCCCGCCTGGAGCAGGAACGTCCCCGGAACGCACCGAACTGGTCGGCCGACTGGTATCCGGTGATACGGCACCTCGCGGGCCTGGCCTGCCGCTCGGGCGACCTCCCCGGGTCGGTGCGCTCCGACCAGGTGGCCGCGCTCGCGGCGCTGTTCGTGCGCGGCGCCGACCTCCATGGGCGCACCCACCGGGGTCATGACCCCGGCGGATGCCCCTTCGAAGAGTTCGCGGACCTGTGGTCGATAGCCCGGCGCGGCCTGCTGGCGGCGTCGGACCCGACGGCGTGACCCGCGTGCGGTCGGCGCCGGTCAGATCGCGGTCAGGCCCCCGTCCGTCGCCACCGCCGACCCCGTGACGAAGGACGCGCGATCGCTGCACAGCCACAGCGCGCCCTGCGCGACCTCCACCGGATCGGCCATGCGTCGCTGGATCTGGCGGGCGACGAACACCTCCTCAAGTGCGGGGGTTTCCGCGATCACGCCCTCCAGGAGTTCGGTCCGGGTGCTGGCCACCACCAGCGCGTTGACCCGTATCCCGCGCGCGCCGTACTCCGCTGCCGCCGCCTTGGTCAGGCCCAGCACGGCGTGCTTGGCCGCCACGTACGGAGCGACCGCACCGGTCGCCACCACGCCCGCCGAACTGGAGGTGTTGACGATCGCGCCGGATCCCGTCGCCAGCATCGCGGGGATCTGGTGCCGCAGGCAGTTCCAGACGCCGCGGACATTGACGTCCATGATCCGGTCGTACACCTCGTCGTCGACCTCGTGCAGGTCGGCGCCGGCCGAGGCCCAACCGGCGTTGTTGAAGGCCCCGTCGAGCCGGCCGAAGCTCTCCACCGCGCGGTCCACCGCGCGCGCGACGTCCGCGCCCCGTACGACATCGCCCGCGCTGGCGACCGCACGGCCGCCCGCCCCGGTGATCTCCTCGACCAGCGCCGCCAGCCGGTCCTCGCGGCGGGCCATCAGCACCACGGCCGCCCCCTCGGCCGCGAACAGGCGTGCCGCCGCGGCGCCGATCCCGCTGGACGCGCCCGTGATCATGACGACCTTGCCCTCGACCATGCCCGGTCCGGTCTTCGCCGCCGTCAGCGTGCCGCTGTCGTTCACCTTGCTCTTCTCCCCGCTCGTATCGGATCCGGGCGTGCCTCGTGCCTGCCCGGTGTTCGCCTAGGGCCCGATGGCCGTCAGCGCGTGGCGCCCGTTCCCGGCGTCGGGTGCGGCGCCGTGACGCCACCCCAGCTCGTGCCGGCCGCGGCCTCCGCGTCGATGGTGCGCAGCAGCGGCTCGTCGATGGCGTGCAGCGAGTCGACGAGGTGGCGCACCCCCGCTTCGCGCATCAGCTGACGCTGGTGGCTGTGCTCGAAGGTGCTGGGGTGGCCGATGAAGGCGATGTTCAAGGAGCGCGCGGCCTGCGCGACGCGCGCCACGTCGTCGATGAAGACGACCTGGTCGTGGTCGAGCCCGAAGATCTCGGTGGTGATCTCCTTCAGGCCGGGCCGGAAGTCGTTGGTGCACACATAGCCGGGGCCGTCGAACAGGTCCGCGTACGCGCCCAGGAAGTGGTCGAAGTGCGACTTGTCGAGGCCGCCGTAGCACACGGTGGAGAGCCCGAGGCCGCGCAGCCGGTGCAGCAACTCGACGGCTCCGTCCAGGAGATGGACCGGGTGGTCCTGGACGTAGGCGGCGCGCTCCTCGAAGTAGGTGGCGAGCGCTTCGGGCCCGGTCATCGTGGCTCCGACCGCCTCGGCCATGCGCTCTCCGGCCACCGCCCGCGTCTGGGAGAAGATGCGGCCTTCGAGCTCGGCGCTGTAGGTGCCGCCCCGGCCCACGATGAACTGGTGGATGACGGGGCTGAAGGTGTCGTTGAGCAGTACGCCGTCGATGTTGATCGCGGCGAGCCGGAGCCGGCCCAGGTCCTTGTTCATGAACTCTCCGTGAAATGAGGAGCGGCTCGACGGCCGCAGTGGTCGGGGGATGCGCCGCCCGCCGGGACGCGGCCGGGCGCGGTGCGCGCGCCCGGGCCCGCACCCGCGGCGGGGCGGCCGGGGTCGGGGCAGGGGGTGTGCCCGTCGCGGAGGGGGGCGACGGCCGGGGGTGGTCCGCTCAGCGCACCAGGGTGGCGACGCGTCGCGTGCTCACCTTGGCGCCGGCGGCGCCGGACGCGGTGGCGATGCCGGGCAGCAGGATCTTCCACATCTGGACGGCGCGCTCCGGGAGGTCCTTGCGGCCGCTCGCGATCCAGGAGTACATCTGCATGCCCGTACAGGCCGCGACGACGAAGTCGGCCACCATGTGCGCATCCACGCCGTCGGCCAACTCGCCCTTCTCGCGGGCGACTTCGAGGCACTCCTGCATGATGCCCGCCCACTCCTGATAGGGCGTGGCGTCCTCGACGCCGAAGCTGTTCTGCTCGTTGGTCAGCCGTACGCCCGCCCGCAGCAGCGGATCGATCTGCAACTGCCGCGACCACACCAGCGTGATGTCGATGATCCGCTGCAAGCCCTGCGAGGTGACGTACGGGGTGATCGTGTCCGGCTGGGAGTTCATCACCGCGCGTGCGAGGTCCTCCTTGGAGTCGAAGTGGAAGTACATCGCGCCCGGCGTGAGCCCCGCCCGTTTCATGATCTTGGTGATGCTGGCGCCGGCGAAGCCGAACTCGTCGAAGACCTCGGCGGCCGATCTCACGAGGGTCTCGCGCGTCCTCAACGCTCGTTCTTGCTGGGCCCGTTCGGCCCTGGTCCCCGGCTTGGCGCTCACTCCGACACCTCTCGACAAAGAAAACGATCGTCCTTTATCTTATGGCCGACCGCGATCACCGCGGCAACCCCGCGGACAACGGCCGTCCGCGTCCACCTCCGCGGACCTCGGCCGGTTCGCGTTCCACGCTCCGGGAGACATCCGTGACTGTCCTCACCGCGCACCACCACGCCCTCGCTCCCGTCGTCCCCCGGCAGTATGTGCACAAGGCCGCCCAGAGCGAGGTTCTGCTCAACGGCTGGGAGCGCCTGGGGGCCGATACGTTCAGAATCACCGCGCAATGGCCCAGATCGCACACCTTCTACGACTCGGTCAACGGCCAACACGACCCGCTCCTGGTCGCGGAGAGCGTCCGCCAGGCCGTGCCGCTGCTCAGTCACCTCGGATACGACGTCCCCTTCGGGCACCGCCAGATCTGGGACCACCTCACCTGGGCCGTCGACCCGGACGCCATGGCGAGCGCCGGGGCTCCCGCGGAGATAGAGATGCGCGTCAAGTGCTCCGACGTCGTCCGCCGCGGCAGCCGCCTCGCGGCCCTCAGCATGGACATCGAGATCATCCGCGACGGCGTCCCGCTCGGCACCGCCGCCACCCGGTTCACCAACCAGTCGCCGTCCGTCTACGCGCGGCTGCGCGGCGACTACGCCTTCGCCGAGCTCGCCGCCTCGCGGGTGGTCGCCCTCGCTCCGCCGCTGCCGCCGCAGTGGGTCGGCCGCGACCGCTTCCGCGATGTGGTGCTGTCGCCGAGCGACCAGCCGAACCTGTTCCAGCTCCGCGTCGACCTCAACCACCCGGCGCTCTTCGACCACCCCGTCGACCACGCTCCCGGCATGTTGATGCTGGAGGCCGCGCGCCAGGCCGCCCATGCGGTGGCCCACCCCGCGTTCGCGGTCATCACCGGCATGGACACCCGCTTCAGCCGGTACGTCGAGTTCGACGCCCCCTGCTGGATCGAGGTGGAGGCCCTGCCCGCGCAACTGCCCACGCACATCTCCTCGCGGGTGACGGCCCGCCAGCACGGCGAGCCCGTCTTCGCCGCCACCGTCACGGCCCGGAGCGGCCCCGCGGTCACCGAGGCGCTCCACCTCTTCTGACGCCTCCCCGGCAGGGCCCGCGCCGCCCACCCGCCGTGATCGTTCGATCGAGCGCTCAAGTGCGTTGTGCGTACGCTCACTTCACGGCGCCGGCCATCACCCCCGACACGAACTGCCGCTGGAAGGCGAAGAAGACGGCGAGCGGGATGACCATCGAGACGAAGGCGCCCGGCGCCAGCACGTCGATGTTGTTGCCGAACTGGCGGACCTGTTGTTGCAGGGCCACCGTGATCGGCGGGTGCTTGGAGTCGGCGAAGATCAGCGCCACCAGCATGTCGTTCCAGACCCACAGGAACTGGAAGATGCCGAGCGAGGCGATCGCCGGGCCGCCGAGCGGCATCACGACCCGGGTGAACAGCCGGATCTCGCCCGCCCCGTCGAGCCGGGCCGCCTCCAGGAGCTCCCTGGGGATCTCCGCGAAGAAGTTGCGGAGCAGGAAGATCGCGAAGGGCAGGCCGAAGGCGACATGAAAGATGATCACGCCGATCGTCGTCTCGAAGATCCCGACCTGCCCGAACAGCTTGGCCACCGGCACGAGGGCGACCTGCACCGGCACCACCAGCAGGCTCACCACGACCATGAACCACCAGTCGCGGCCCGGGAAGTCCATCCACGCGAAGGCGTAACCGGCGAGCGAGCCGATGACGACGACCAGGACGGTGGCCGGGACGGTGATGGCGACCGTGGACCACAGGGAGTTGGTGATCGTGCTGTTGTCGAGCAGGTGGGCGTAGTTGTGGAAGGTCAGCCGGGACGGGTCGGCGAAGGTCTTCCACCAGCCCGTCGAGGCGATGTCGGCGGGGCTGCGCAGCGAGGACAGCAGCAGCCCGACGGTCGGCATCAGCCACAGCAGACCCACCAGGATCAGGAAGATCCGCAGCACGCCGCCGCCGGCCCGCGAGGCGACGCGCGCGGGCAGCGACTGCCGGGCCTTGACGATCCCATCGACAGCGGTCATCGCCTGGCCCCCTTGCGTACGCGACGAACGGTCATCGCCTGCCCTCCCGTCGCATGCGGCGGATGTTGAAGAGCATCACCGGGATCACCAGGAGCAGCAGCAGGACGGCGATCGCGCTGCCGATGCCCAGGTCCGCCTCGGTGCCGAAGGAGGAGCGGTAGAGCTGGAGGGCCAGCACGTTCGCGTCGGCCTGGCTGGAGCCCGGCGCGATGATGAAGACCAGGTCGAAGATCTTCAGGACGTTGATCATCAGCGTGACGAGGACGACGGCGAGCACCGGCGCGAGCAGCGGCACCGTCACGCGGCGGAAGACCTGCCACTCGTTGGCGCCGTCCACCCGCGCCGCCTCAAGCAGCTCGCGCGGCAGCCCGGCGAGCCCGGCCGCGATGAGCACCATCGCGAATCCCGCCCACATCCAGATGTACGAGCCGATGATGGCCGGGGTGACCAGCGTCGGGCCGAGCCACTCGATGCCGTTGTACGGCGCGTGGAAGTTGCTCGCGGGCAGCCGGAGTTGGGCCCCGTCGGCGGCGGCGGGCAGCGTGAAGGTGCCGTCCGCCCCGGCCGTCGCCGAGGCGAGAACCTTCCCGTCCTTCACGGCCTCGACCGTGATGCCCTTCAGACCCAGCTCCTTGGCGTCGATGACGTTGGGCCGGCCGCCGCCGCCCTTGGTGAAGTCGAGCCAGACCGTTCCGGTGACCTTGCCCGGCTCGCTCGCGGCGGGTCGGGCGGGCGCGGCCGAGGACGGCATGGTGTCGGCGGCCACCCCGACCAGCGGAAGCAGCGCGGGCTGCCCCGCGTGCGCGGCGGCCGGGGTGAGGAACGCCCCGCCGCCCGCGTCCTTCAGCGGGGCGCTGGGCAGCGGGTGCGCCTTGGGATAGCCGGCCGAGGGGGTGAACGTGTCGTGGATGCCCACCGCCACGGCGTTGGCGACGCCGCGCGCCGGATCCTGCTCGTACACCAGGCGGAAGATGATGCCCGCGGCCAGCATGGAGATGGCCATCGGCATGAAGACGACGAGCTTGAACGCCGTTCCCCAGCGCACCCGTTCGGTCAGTACGGCGAAGATCAGACCGAGGGCGGTGGCGATCGTGGGGGCGCACAGGACCCAGATCGCGTTGTTCTTCACCGCGGTCCGGATGGTGTGGTCCGTGAACAGCGTCGTGTAGTTGTCGATCCCGGCGAACGAATCACCGGACTGATCGAAGAACGACCGGTAGATCGAGAACCCGATCGGATAGACGACGAGCGCGCCGAGCAGGACCAGCGCGGGCAGCAGGAAGAGGGCCGCGATCCACTTGCGGGTCCGGGTGACGCTCTTGACGGTCCTGGGTGCGGACGGGGTGGCGGGAGGCGGGGCGCCCCCCGCCGTCGCGGTGGTCATCGCCGGATCAGTTCTTGAACGCCGCGGCCGCGTCGGCCTCCAGCCTGGACTGGGTGCCGGCGACGTCGGAGGGGTTCTTCAGGAAGTCCTGGAGGTCCTTCCACTCGCCCTTGCCGGGGGTGCCGCCGAAGGACTGCGGAGCCTGGTCCGACATGTCGAAGCGCACGTTGTCCCCGGCCGCGATCAGCGCCTTGGCGATGTCACGCTGGACGTCGTTGGGGTACGCGGCGGCGTCGAGCGCCTTGTTCGGCGAGATGAATCCGCCCGAACCCGCCGCGATCCTGGCCGCGTCGGTGGACGCCAGCCAAGTGAGCAGCGCCTGGGCGCCCTTGGTGTCCTTCAGGGCCACCGCCGCGTCGCCGCCGGTGACGACCGGGGCCTTGTCACCCACGGCGGGGAACGGGAACGCCTTGGCGTCGGTGCCGAGCTTGGCGGAGGTCTCCGCGATGTTGACCGCGGCGAAGTCGCCCTCGAAGACCATGCCCGCCTTCGGCTGGTCCCCTCCGGTGAAGGTCTGCGTCACGGACGCCGGGAACTCGGTCTGGAGCGCGCCGTTCGCGCCGCCCGCGATGAGGTTCGGCTTGCCGAAGAGCTGGGCGAGCGTGGTGAGCGCGTCCTTGACGGACGGGTCGGTCCACTTGATCGCGTGCTTGGCCAACTGGTCGTACTTGTCGGGGCCGGCCTGCGAGAGATAGACGTTCTCGAACCAGTCGGTGAGCGTCCAGCCGTCCGCGCCGCCGACGGACACCGGCGTCACGCCCGAGGCGGAGATGGTGTCGGCGGCGGCCAGGAAGTCCTTCCAGGTGGCGGGCGCGGTGACGCCCGCGTTCTGGAAGACCTTGGTGTTGTACCAGACCAGGGACTTGTTGGCGGCCTTGAAGTAGACCCCGTACTGGGTGCCGTCGACCGCTCCCAGGTCCTGCCACACCTTCGCGTAGTTCGCGGCGAGCTGCGCCTTGGCCTCGGGTCCCGCGGGCTTGGCCCACTTCTTCGCCACGGCCTGCTGGATCGCGCCGACCTGGGGGAGCAGCGCCACATCGGGCGGGCTGCCACCGGCGATCTTCGTGCCGAGGAAGTTGACGATCGGGTCCTGGGCGGGCACGAAGGTGACGGTGGCGCCGGTCCGGGACTCGAACTCCTTGAGCACCTTGACGAAGTTGGCCTGCTCGGCCCCCGTCCACACGGCGGCCACCTCGATCTTCTCGCCCGTCAGCTTGGGGAGTTGGACCCCGCTGCCCGAGGAGGCGGAGGTGGTGGTGCCGGTGGAAGGTGTGCTCTTGCCGTCTCCGTCGCTGCTGCACGCCGTCGCGCCGAGCGCGAGAGCGCCGATGGCCGCGGCGGACAGCAGGGTGCGGCCTGTCGTGCCGGCGGCCCTGGTGGTGCGGTTTGTACGAGTGCTGCGCATGCGTGCCCCGTCTCTCCCGTGCGCGTACGAACCGCCGCGCCCGGTGACGCGGGCGCCGCAGCTCTCGTCCCGTGCGACAGTCCTACGCCGGGTGCGGGGGCGCCGCAATACCGTCTTCGCCGTCAACCAGTTGATCGTAATGGGCTTGTGACGTTGAGCCCGGCGTGATGCCCCAACTGCCGCCCCTTACAGCCGGGTTGATCACCGGGCCGACCTGGGGCGGACGGACCGGCTGTCACGCCAGCGGCAGAGGTGGCACCGGCGGGGCGTTGACCAAGGACGCCGCGCGGTCGAGGGCGCTGGCGAGCAGCGCCAGGTCGGTGGGGCCGTTGCCGAGCTCGCGCACGGGCCGGCGGGCGGGCGGGTCGCCCATCCGCTCCCATTCGAGGACGACGACCGTGGGCCGCTGGGTCGCCGTGCGCGGTATGCGTCCGGTGACCCGGCCGCCCTGGAACGGCACGGACGCCCCGTCCGGCTGGTGCAGCCGGCCGCGGCCCGGGGACGGTTCCTCCGGGGACGGCGTGGCGGGCGGCGGGTCCAGGACCACCCGGTGCCGGGCGCCGCGGGCGAGTTCGGTGTCGGCCGTGCGGTCGGGCCGGGCCGAGGTCGCCACCAGGTGCACCCCGAGCCGCTCGCCGTCACGGGCCACCGCCTCCAGAGCCCGTACGACCGAGCCCGCGGCGGGCCGCCCCGGGCTGCCCAGGGCGGGCGCGACCAGCGCGTCCAGATCGTCGACCAGGACCACCAGGCGGGGCAGCGAGGGCCCCTCCTCGGTGCGGCTGCGCGCGACCGGACGCAACCGCAGCGTGCTGCTGCCCGGCGGATCCAGATCGCCCCGGCTCTCGGCCGCGGGCGCCTGCCGCTGGCCGACCAGACGGCCCGCGACCTCGCGCTGGTCGTGCCACTGGGTGAAGCCGAGCCCGCCGAGGAGCTCGGCCCGGCGCTTGAGCTCGGCGCCCAGGGCTTGTGCGAACTCCCGCATCCGGACCGGGTCGGAGGCGATCAAGTGGGTGGAGACGTGCGGGAGTTCGGTGCAGGGGCGCAGGCCCTCGCCGCGCTCGCCGCCCGCGCCGTCCACAAGGACCAGACCGAGCCGGTCGGGCCGGGCGCCCGCGGCGAGCGAGGCGGCGACCGCCCGGAGCAATTCGGTGCGGCCGCTGCCGGGGGGCCCTTCTACCAGGAGGTGGGGGCCGTCGGAGACGAGGTCGACGGCGACCGGGCCGCGCGGCCCGGTGCCGAGCACCACCGCACCGTCCGGCGCCGACTCCCAACGGGCCATCAGGGAGGCCGGGGTGGCCCGCGCGAGCCCCAACTCGTCGAGCAGACGCGAGGACCGGGGCAGCGAGGAGGACAGCCGGCCGGCCGTGGACGAGGCGCCGTCGCCGGTGCGCAGCGGGGCGAGGGCGCGGGCGAACCGTTCGGCCCAGGGCCGTGACACCGCGTCCACCGTCGCCACCGTGCCGTGGCCCGCGGGCCGGCCTCCGGCGGTGCGCAACAGCCGCAGCGCGGTGGCCACATCGCCACTGAGCAGGGCGACCGCCCCGCATTCGCGGAACGCGAGCGAGGCCGCGCAGGCCGTCTCGTAGGTGGCCGCGACGGGGGAGGCGGCCGAGGCGGCCGGGGTCTCGGCGAGACAGAGCAGATGGATGCCGGCCGCGGCGCCCGCCGCGGCAAGGCGCGCGGTGGTCTCGCGCAGGGGCGCCGAGCCGGGGTCGCCGTCCAGGACGACCACCGTGAACGGGCCCTCGTGGCGGGCGGCGGCCTCGGAGACGGCGGCCCGGTCCGCGGAGGCCCAGCCGGGGCCGAGCGGGCCCGCGTCGAGCCGTCTGACCAGCTCGGCCGTGCGCGCCGTCGCCTGGTCGCGGTCGTAGGCGAGCAGCAGCCGGCAGTCCTGGCCGTGGGCCGGGCGGACCTGGGGGAGCCAGCCGAGCCAGTCCCACTCGGCGGTGCGCGTCTGGAGGCCGCGCGCCCGGTCCGTACTGATGAGGACGATCTCCAGGGTGGTCGGCGCGTGCAGGGCGGCCAGCTGGGCGATGACCGAGCGGGCGAGCCCGGCCAGCCGGTCGCGGGGCCCCGCGAGGCCGAGCGAGCCCACCTCGCGCAGCCCCACCGTGACGGGCACGGCCGACAGCTCGCCCCGGTCCGCGGTGCCGACCCGCACGGCGAGCGCCTCCGGGTGGCCCGGGTCCCGCTCCCAGAGCCGGGGGCCGGGGCCGAGCGCCGTGAGCAGCAGAGCGGCCGGATCGGGCCAGCTCTCGGGGGCGGGCTCGGCCGGCAGGAGCCGGGGCTCGGCGGCCGTCTGCTCGGGCTCCGCCTCGCCGCGCGCCCCGGCCAGCCGCCTCGCCCACGCGCCTATCCCGCCGCGTCGGCGCCCCCCGTCCGACGGCTCGGCGCGGGTGTGCTGGTCGGCGCGGGTGTGCTCGACCTCTTCGCTGCGGTACGGGCCGGCTTCGGGCAGGCGGGTGCCGCGCGTCGGAGTGCCCTGTCGTCTGCTCGGCGCGGGCGGCTCGCGAAGGTCGTCCCGCCCGTCGTGCCCGTACCCGGAGGGTGCTCCCAGCGCGTCGAACCCGCTGCCGTACGGCGCCTCGTGACCGCCCGGCGCGGACGGGCCGAAGGAGGGAGCGCGCGGGGGCGTGCCGAAGGCGCCGGCCGTCGCCTCGGTAGGGGGCCCCAACTGCGGTGCGGGGGAGGGGGGTTGGGGGTCGGTGGTGCGGGCGGCCGGCGCGTTGGGGGTCACCCGGAGATGGCCCTCGCCGTCCGGCGCGGTGGCCAAGGACGGCTCCGCCTCGGGGCCGCCGGGGGCCAGGCGCAGCGCGGACTCGCCGATCCGCAGCAGCGCGCCGGGGGCGAACCGGACGGGCTGGGCGCCGATCTCCCGGCCGTCGAGGCGGGTGCCGTTGGTCGAGTTCAGATCCGCGACGCGGACCCGGCCGTCCGCCTCGACGGTCACCTCGCAGTGCTGGCGGGAGACGTCCGGGTCGCCCAGCGGGACGTCGGACTCGGCGGAGCGGCCGACCCCGATGCGGCCGCCGTGCAACAGGTGGACACCGCCCGCGTCCGGCCCCGCCACCACGTGCAGCCGGGCGGGGGCCG
Protein-coding sequences here:
- a CDS encoding IS701 family transposase codes for the protein MSVQVVTRLPKAPAPDPLGAFARDLFAELPRSDQRRSAHLYLRGVLNAPGKKSIREIAAAAGAPGAAPVLQQFVNSSPWEWQPVRRALLEWAQSRTSARAWTIGWAVAPKRGVHTAGVHRRFQPELGKIVNCQAGIGLFLAGEHARLPVDWRMLLPGRWSRDAELMARARIPAQHREQSVSAHILNLVDSLAEESVSLGAPLVADLGHDRQASALARALADRRHDFVVGVPQATAMLPLEQDAAPEPVTALGGEPLDARRLLARHGRTVTALGQTAAGAGRMVRVSTCVVRLPGPARGRSLCRVFAPWPASGAGPGRVWVTNLVHERIERLLALAATADATVTTLGTLADGFGLADFEGRSYPGWHHHMTLTSAAYAYELMGRAPMRALAGVA
- a CDS encoding TetR/AcrR family transcriptional regulator, yielding MTKQDRAVRTRAALIRSAATEFDRSGYAGASMSQITKTAGLSTGALTFHFSSKSELADAVVTRARAQVVDVLDEVALNTKGTAMDRLGAVVIALARALHDDVEVRGAARLEQERPRNAPNWSADWYPVIRHLAGLACRSGDLPGSVRSDQVAALAALFVRGADLHGRTHRGHDPGGCPFEEFADLWSIARRGLLAASDPTA
- a CDS encoding SDR family NAD(P)-dependent oxidoreductase; translation: MVEGKVVMITGASSGIGAAAARLFAAEGAAVVLMARREDRLAALVEEITGAGGRAVASAGDVVRGADVARAVDRAVESFGRLDGAFNNAGWASAGADLHEVDDEVYDRIMDVNVRGVWNCLRHQIPAMLATGSGAIVNTSSSAGVVATGAVAPYVAAKHAVLGLTKAAAAEYGARGIRVNALVVASTRTELLEGVIAETPALEEVFVARQIQRRMADPVEVAQGALWLCSDRASFVTGSAVATDGGLTAI
- a CDS encoding HAD family phosphatase, whose translation is MNKDLGRLRLAAINIDGVLLNDTFSPVIHQFIVGRGGTYSAELEGRIFSQTRAVAGERMAEAVGATMTGPEALATYFEERAAYVQDHPVHLLDGAVELLHRLRGLGLSTVCYGGLDKSHFDHFLGAYADLFDGPGYVCTNDFRPGLKEITTEIFGLDHDQVVFIDDVARVAQAARSLNIAFIGHPSTFEHSHQRQLMREAGVRHLVDSLHAIDEPLLRTIDAEAAAGTSWGGVTAPHPTPGTGATR
- a CDS encoding ScbR family autoregulator-binding transcription factor, whose product is MSAKPGTRAERAQQERALRTRETLVRSAAEVFDEFGFAGASITKIMKRAGLTPGAMYFHFDSKEDLARAVMNSQPDTITPYVTSQGLQRIIDITLVWSRQLQIDPLLRAGVRLTNEQNSFGVEDATPYQEWAGIMQECLEVAREKGELADGVDAHMVADFVVAACTGMQMYSWIASGRKDLPERAVQMWKILLPGIATASGAAGAKVSTRRVATLVR
- a CDS encoding ScbA/BarX family gamma-butyrolactone biosynthesis protein; this encodes MTVLTAHHHALAPVVPRQYVHKAAQSEVLLNGWERLGADTFRITAQWPRSHTFYDSVNGQHDPLLVAESVRQAVPLLSHLGYDVPFGHRQIWDHLTWAVDPDAMASAGAPAEIEMRVKCSDVVRRGSRLAALSMDIEIIRDGVPLGTAATRFTNQSPSVYARLRGDYAFAELAASRVVALAPPLPPQWVGRDRFRDVVLSPSDQPNLFQLRVDLNHPALFDHPVDHAPGMLMLEAARQAAHAVAHPAFAVITGMDTRFSRYVEFDAPCWIEVEALPAQLPTHISSRVTARQHGEPVFAATVTARSGPAVTEALHLF
- a CDS encoding carbohydrate ABC transporter permease, with protein sequence MTAVDGIVKARQSLPARVASRAGGGVLRIFLILVGLLWLMPTVGLLLSSLRSPADIASTGWWKTFADPSRLTFHNYAHLLDNSTITNSLWSTVAITVPATVLVVVIGSLAGYAFAWMDFPGRDWWFMVVVSLLVVPVQVALVPVAKLFGQVGIFETTIGVIIFHVAFGLPFAIFLLRNFFAEIPRELLEAARLDGAGEIRLFTRVVMPLGGPAIASLGIFQFLWVWNDMLVALIFADSKHPPITVALQQQVRQFGNNIDVLAPGAFVSMVIPLAVFFAFQRQFVSGVMAGAVK
- a CDS encoding carbohydrate ABC transporter permease: MTTATAGGAPPPATPSAPRTVKSVTRTRKWIAALFLLPALVLLGALVVYPIGFSIYRSFFDQSGDSFAGIDNYTTLFTDHTIRTAVKNNAIWVLCAPTIATALGLIFAVLTERVRWGTAFKLVVFMPMAISMLAAGIIFRLVYEQDPARGVANAVAVGIHDTFTPSAGYPKAHPLPSAPLKDAGGGAFLTPAAAHAGQPALLPLVGVAADTMPSSAAPARPAASEPGKVTGTVWLDFTKGGGGRPNVIDAKELGLKGITVEAVKDGKVLASATAGADGTFTLPAAADGAQLRLPASNFHAPYNGIEWLGPTLVTPAIIGSYIWMWAGFAMVLIAAGLAGLPRELLEAARVDGANEWQVFRRVTVPLLAPVLAVVLVTLMINVLKIFDLVFIIAPGSSQADANVLALQLYRSSFGTEADLGIGSAIAVLLLLLVIPVMLFNIRRMRREGRR